In Fibrobacter sp. UWB10, a single window of DNA contains:
- a CDS encoding biopolymer transporter ExbD encodes MSFIRKRVHDTGKIDVSPMLDCVFILLIFFIVTSTFTRETGVDVTKPKASSAKDLAKESILIGVTRQGTIHINETQVNLTTLNTVLRQMMAEAPDRPVIIVSDRDAPNGVVVDILDECNLAKVRKVSISANKEE; translated from the coding sequence ATGAGTTTTATTCGTAAAAGAGTTCATGATACAGGAAAGATTGACGTGTCGCCGATGCTCGACTGCGTCTTTATCCTGCTTATCTTCTTTATTGTGACGTCGACTTTCACGCGCGAAACGGGCGTTGACGTTACCAAGCCCAAGGCCAGTTCTGCAAAGGATTTGGCCAAGGAAAGCATTTTGATTGGCGTGACTCGCCAGGGTACGATTCACATTAACGAAACCCAGGTGAATCTGACGACTTTGAATACGGTGCTCCGCCAGATGATGGCTGAAGCGCCTGACCGCCCGGTGATTATCGTGAGCGATCGCGATGCCCCTAACGGTGTCGTTGTCGATATTCTCGATGAATGCAACCTCGCCAAGGTCCGCAAAGTTTCTATCTCGGCGAATAAGGAAGAATAG
- a CDS encoding energy transducer TonB, with protein sequence MLDFVGKYLRYPIALVLSFVLSAVFFLAIPVINALMSDKGVKGQKELEAVTEVEVLVSEKKPEVKQKVIRTIVNPNPFKITSNMGVSRSQNFQMDLSLARGAAGDGVAVGTGSMENVVYEAGEVDEQAQVLREIQPKFPEKAKRMGVSGYVKVLIVIDVNGDVAQAQVLTQDPAGYGFDNEALKAVRQWKFSPAQLGGFPVAQKATKEFRFVN encoded by the coding sequence ATGCTTGATTTTGTTGGAAAATATCTCCGTTACCCGATTGCACTAGTGCTCTCCTTTGTGTTGAGCGCGGTGTTTTTCCTTGCGATTCCGGTGATTAATGCATTGATGTCTGATAAGGGCGTTAAAGGGCAAAAGGAATTGGAGGCCGTGACCGAGGTGGAAGTCCTGGTGAGTGAAAAGAAACCGGAAGTCAAGCAGAAGGTGATTCGCACAATTGTGAACCCGAATCCGTTCAAGATTACCTCGAACATGGGGGTGTCTCGCAGTCAGAATTTCCAGATGGATTTGTCGCTTGCCCGCGGTGCTGCTGGCGATGGCGTGGCTGTTGGTACGGGCTCCATGGAAAACGTGGTGTACGAAGCGGGCGAAGTGGACGAACAGGCCCAAGTTTTGCGTGAAATCCAGCCCAAGTTCCCCGAAAAGGCTAAGCGCATGGGCGTTTCGGGTTACGTAAAAGTCTTGATTGTGATTGATGTGAATGGCGATGTGGCGCAGGCTCAGGTGTTGACGCAGGATCCTGCCGGCTATGGATTTGATAACGAAGCCTTGAAGGCTGTAAGACAGTGGAAGTTTAGCCCGGCGCAGTTGGGCGGATTCCCCGTGGCACAGAAGGCCACAAAGGAGTTCCGCTTTGTTAATTGA
- a CDS encoding tetratricopeptide repeat protein: MFAVSVESAFAAEDYFFKANELYDQGKFKEAVPLYRAAIDDGRYEPFAWFNLGNAMVQLDRKQVAMVAYKRTVELLPTFEKAWMLLGDLYYLGNDVGEAIAAYNRAIELGVESDHVHFALAECYLKGRDWTLAQKNFERALQLNPDRMDAWYGLAEVYEKLGDYEYAIKTLQNALQMTATAGADVHFTMAYYYRSMDSARQSLNEMENGILMDPENVSARRYLAQMYVQNNSPWMAIFTLEEGLRHNKGKADLNLDLGQIYFTQKRYDEAFDCYMKAWLAGNSQGRIGAENVGHVFSNAGDTEKAESLYKRIREKK, translated from the coding sequence TTGTTTGCTGTTTCTGTTGAAAGTGCTTTTGCCGCTGAAGACTATTTCTTCAAGGCAAATGAGTTGTATGACCAGGGCAAGTTTAAGGAAGCGGTGCCGCTGTATCGTGCTGCGATTGATGATGGCCGCTATGAACCGTTTGCTTGGTTCAACTTGGGCAATGCTATGGTGCAACTTGACCGCAAGCAGGTGGCCATGGTCGCTTACAAGCGTACGGTAGAACTTTTGCCGACGTTTGAAAAGGCCTGGATGCTCCTTGGCGACCTTTACTACTTGGGCAATGATGTGGGTGAAGCCATTGCGGCTTACAATCGCGCCATTGAACTCGGCGTGGAATCGGATCATGTGCATTTTGCGCTGGCGGAATGCTACTTGAAGGGTCGAGACTGGACGCTTGCACAGAAGAACTTTGAACGCGCTTTGCAGCTGAACCCGGACCGTATGGATGCTTGGTATGGCCTTGCTGAAGTCTACGAAAAATTGGGCGACTACGAATACGCCATCAAGACGCTTCAGAATGCTTTGCAGATGACAGCTACCGCGGGCGCCGATGTTCATTTTACGATGGCTTATTACTACCGCAGCATGGATTCTGCGAGACAATCCTTGAACGAAATGGAAAATGGAATCTTGATGGATCCGGAAAATGTTTCGGCTCGCCGCTACTTGGCGCAAATGTATGTGCAGAACAATTCTCCGTGGATGGCCATTTTTACGCTTGAAGAAGGACTTCGCCACAATAAGGGTAAGGCGGATTTGAACCTGGATTTGGGACAGATTTACTTTACCCAGAAACGCTATGACGAAGCGTTCGATTGCTACATGAAGGCTTGGCTTGCGGGCAATTCGCAAGGGCGTATCGGTGCTGAAAATGTAGGCCACGTATTCTCGAATGCGGGTGATACCGAAAAAGCCGAAAGCCTGTACAAGCGCATTCGCGAGAAAAAGTAG
- a CDS encoding MFS transporter — translation MLLLVVIYAAFIGLGLPDTVLGAAWPVMQHDLNAPLSAAGLLSIIVSVGTIVSSLWTPALLRLMGTGKLVFVSIALTAVASFGYGFSTTFWMMSLFAVPMGIGAGAIDVAMNNFAAIYLESKHTSWLHASWGVGACLGPALFSISVVTGVGWRGAYDIVALLLAVIAAMMLITLPIWKKTEKRDALQQAPAVKDISLWAALKVPGMKLSFWVFFFYSSLEISTSLWCGTYLVARGFEPEIGAIAVSLMFASVMIGRILSGFFAIKFTDMRLVHAGIAIVVLGCLVLVLPLPLWFTPVCICLLGLGCAPVYPSLIHATPARFGEELSGRAISIQMAGSYVGSILMPPAFGLVAIKTSVIVWPVALALFVGCLLLCVCLLDYVTRKKLHNAFATERIKDILHQVEKMAELRRRLRKERRRERRKNKLKQARIKRKLDRH, via the coding sequence TTGCTTTTACTCGTTGTCATATATGCGGCCTTTATTGGCCTAGGGCTTCCTGATACGGTGCTTGGGGCGGCATGGCCCGTGATGCAGCATGACCTGAATGCGCCTCTTTCGGCAGCAGGGCTTTTGTCGATTATCGTCAGTGTGGGAACGATTGTTTCGAGTTTGTGGACGCCGGCACTTTTGCGCCTGATGGGAACGGGTAAGCTTGTCTTTGTGAGTATTGCGCTTACGGCGGTGGCTTCGTTTGGTTACGGATTTTCGACGACATTTTGGATGATGAGCCTGTTTGCGGTTCCCATGGGAATCGGGGCGGGTGCAATCGATGTCGCGATGAACAACTTTGCGGCCATTTACTTGGAATCGAAACACACGAGTTGGCTGCATGCCAGTTGGGGCGTGGGCGCATGCCTTGGTCCAGCTCTGTTTTCTATCTCGGTGGTGACGGGTGTCGGTTGGCGTGGAGCCTACGACATAGTCGCCTTGTTGCTTGCGGTGATTGCCGCGATGATGCTTATAACGCTCCCGATTTGGAAAAAGACGGAAAAACGCGATGCTTTGCAGCAGGCGCCTGCGGTAAAGGATATCTCGCTGTGGGCGGCGCTCAAGGTGCCTGGAATGAAACTTTCTTTCTGGGTGTTCTTCTTTTATTCGTCGCTTGAAATTTCCACAAGTCTTTGGTGCGGTACTTATTTGGTGGCTCGCGGTTTTGAACCTGAAATCGGGGCGATTGCGGTTTCGCTCATGTTTGCTTCTGTCATGATTGGCCGCATTTTGAGTGGCTTTTTTGCTATTAAGTTTACGGATATGCGCTTGGTGCATGCGGGTATTGCCATCGTGGTGCTAGGCTGTCTTGTTCTGGTATTGCCTTTGCCGCTCTGGTTTACGCCGGTGTGTATTTGTCTGCTTGGGCTCGGTTGTGCTCCGGTGTATCCGTCACTTATTCATGCGACCCCAGCACGATTTGGTGAAGAACTTTCGGGCCGCGCCATCAGTATTCAAATGGCTGGCTCTTATGTGGGGTCCATTCTGATGCCGCCAGCGTTTGGACTTGTTGCTATCAAGACATCTGTAATTGTGTGGCCGGTGGCGTTAGCGTTGTTTGTGGGTTGTCTTTTGCTGTGTGTATGCTTGCTCGATTATGTGACTCGCAAAAAGTTACATAATGCTTTCGCGACCGAGCGAATCAAGGACATTTTGCACCAAGTCGAGAAAATGGCGGAACTGCGCCGAAGGCTCCGTAAGGAACGTCGTCGGGAACGCCGGAAAAACAAGCTGAAACAAGCGCGAATCAAACGAAAGCTGGACCGCCATTAA
- the cobA gene encoding uroporphyrinogen-III C-methyltransferase: protein MANFGHVYLIGAGPGDPGLLTIRGKEILECADVVVYDRLVSPAILGMCNSKAKMVDVGKMPTHHKVKQSEINKLLVQFAQEYPQGIIARLKGGDPFVFGRGGEEALELVAAGVEFDVVPGITSAISVPAYAGIPVSHRGIATSFHIITGHEKAESNGELSLDFENLAKCQGTLIFLMGIANMDFIAKRLVECGKDPKTPLAFIEKGTTPYQRTVVATLETAGETIVRENVTAPAITIMGGVVELGKTLAWKKNLPLSGKRLVVTRAAKQASGITARLTALGAEVIETPMIETRAVEGSFNWADLANFDILAFTSTNGVESFFTQLLASGNDIRILAGKKIASVGKITEKKLLEYGIRCDYVPEDHTGEGLGKLLRDVVDKGELDASRILLLQGNLADDTLLKLLPQAVRWVVYETLPVAELPEWKREAVESADAIVFASTSAVENYVKLMPQSTDGATSYPVPHTSFCIGRMTESAARKHGFETVTSDETTMDSLVKKIAEYYAGERA, encoded by the coding sequence ATGGCGAATTTTGGTCATGTTTACTTGATTGGTGCAGGTCCTGGCGATCCGGGACTCTTGACGATTCGCGGAAAAGAAATTCTGGAATGCGCCGACGTGGTGGTGTACGACCGCCTGGTTTCTCCGGCGATTCTTGGAATGTGCAATTCAAAGGCGAAGATGGTCGATGTGGGCAAAATGCCGACGCACCACAAGGTGAAACAGTCTGAAATCAACAAACTCTTGGTGCAATTTGCGCAGGAATACCCGCAGGGCATTATTGCTCGCTTGAAGGGTGGTGATCCGTTCGTGTTCGGGCGTGGTGGCGAAGAAGCTTTGGAACTGGTGGCGGCTGGCGTTGAATTTGATGTGGTTCCGGGCATTACTTCGGCCATTTCGGTGCCAGCTTATGCGGGCATTCCCGTAAGCCATCGCGGCATTGCAACAAGTTTCCACATTATCACGGGCCACGAAAAGGCTGAATCGAATGGCGAACTTTCGCTGGACTTTGAAAATCTCGCGAAGTGCCAGGGTACACTCATTTTCTTGATGGGCATTGCCAACATGGACTTTATCGCCAAGCGCCTTGTGGAATGCGGCAAGGACCCGAAAACTCCGCTTGCTTTTATCGAAAAGGGAACCACGCCGTACCAGCGCACGGTCGTGGCGACGCTTGAAACAGCGGGGGAGACGATTGTTCGCGAAAATGTGACAGCTCCCGCGATTACGATTATGGGCGGTGTCGTTGAACTGGGCAAGACGCTCGCTTGGAAAAAGAATTTGCCGCTTTCGGGCAAACGCCTGGTGGTGACTCGCGCCGCCAAGCAGGCCAGCGGAATTACAGCCCGCCTTACGGCCCTCGGTGCCGAAGTCATCGAGACTCCGATGATTGAAACGCGCGCGGTTGAAGGCTCGTTCAATTGGGCTGACCTCGCGAATTTCGACATTCTCGCTTTCACAAGCACGAACGGTGTTGAATCTTTCTTTACGCAGTTGCTTGCTTCTGGCAATGACATTCGCATTCTAGCTGGCAAGAAAATTGCAAGTGTGGGGAAGATTACCGAAAAGAAATTGCTGGAATATGGCATTCGCTGCGATTACGTGCCCGAAGACCATACCGGTGAAGGCCTTGGAAAACTGCTGCGAGATGTGGTTGATAAAGGCGAATTGGACGCATCCCGCATCTTGTTGCTTCAAGGCAATCTCGCTGATGACACCCTGTTGAAACTTTTACCGCAGGCTGTGCGCTGGGTCGTTTACGAAACGCTCCCGGTGGCTGAACTCCCTGAATGGAAGCGTGAAGCGGTTGAATCTGCCGATGCCATCGTCTTTGCCAGCACCAGTGCCGTCGAGAATTACGTTAAACTCATGCCCCAAAGCACCGACGGTGCGACCTCATACCCCGTACCTCACACCTCTTTTTGCATCGGTCGTATGACGGAATCTGCAGCCCGCAAGCATGGTTTTGAAACCGTTACCTCCGACGAAACCACCATGGATTCCCTCGTCAAGAAAATCGCGGAATATTACGCAGGGGAGCGCGCATAA
- a CDS encoding NAD(P)-dependent oxidoreductase — protein MKAILIIAHHCILPGAYKGFEEIMDKLHHDLPGTRVASTSLLDLENDLRTLLREDVESVTLLPYLLLNGQHTKNDVPKVVAHLQAEFPQIPITLLPCLGDWKEFADMVVAGVRSAQIDERTPADAGYRRKTKENESCQNNLSSPASRLSSKPNLFSIELNLEGKNVLVVGGGRIALRKVKTLLPTGARITVVAPQFDPEFATLSSVTLINRPYEQLDLRGIFMVFICTDQPAVNAQVSNDAHARRILVNNACDYLDGDFIVPARMDFGENIAVTVSTQGRAPSLAKKLKQKIQTEWAEGLEQIERDFLL, from the coding sequence ATGAAGGCAATTCTGATTATCGCGCATCACTGCATTTTGCCGGGGGCTTACAAGGGCTTCGAAGAAATCATGGATAAATTGCACCATGATTTGCCCGGCACGCGCGTGGCAAGTACGAGCCTGTTGGATTTGGAAAATGACTTGCGTACGCTCTTGCGCGAAGATGTGGAATCGGTGACGCTTTTGCCGTACTTGTTGCTGAATGGTCAGCATACCAAGAACGATGTGCCCAAGGTCGTGGCACACCTGCAGGCTGAATTCCCTCAGATTCCGATTACGCTTTTGCCTTGCCTCGGCGACTGGAAAGAATTTGCCGATATGGTGGTTGCTGGAGTCCGTAGCGCGCAAATAGACGAGAGAACGCCCGCTGATGCGGGCTACAGACGAAAGACGAAAGAAAATGAGTCTTGTCAGAATAATCTCTCGTCTCCCGCCTCTCGTCTCTCGTCTAAGCCAAACCTCTTCTCCATCGAACTGAATCTCGAAGGCAAGAATGTTCTGGTGGTAGGCGGTGGCCGCATTGCCCTTCGCAAGGTCAAAACGCTTTTGCCCACGGGGGCCCGCATTACCGTAGTCGCCCCGCAGTTCGACCCGGAATTCGCAACATTGTCGTCCGTAACCTTGATTAATCGCCCATATGAGCAGCTCGACCTTCGCGGAATCTTTATGGTCTTTATTTGCACCGACCAGCCCGCGGTCAATGCTCAAGTGTCTAACGATGCTCACGCCCGCCGTATTCTGGTGAATAATGCCTGCGACTACCTCGATGGCGACTTTATTGTGCCTGCCCGCATGGATTTTGGCGAAAATATCGCCGTTACGGTTTCTACGCAGGGCCGTGCCCCCTCGCTCGCCAAGAAACTTAAACAGAAAATCCAGACCGAATGGGCCGAAGGCCTTGAACAGATTGAGCGGGATTTTTTGTTATAA
- the hemB gene encoding porphobilinogen synthase, protein MIIRPRRLRKNVTIRNMVAETAVNPDALVYPMFVVEGENVKEEIPSMPGQYRFSIDAILTELEECVKLGIKSILLFGIPSFKDELASSAYDDDGIVQRAVRSIKAHFPDLYVITDVCLCEYMSHGHCGIVKEDGDVDNDPTLELLAKTALSHAEAGADMVAPSDMMDGRVAAIREKLDENGFTNLPIMAYSAKFASAYYGPFRDAADSAPHFGDRKSYQMDVRNGREALHEVELDLEEGADIVMVKPGLAFLDILRETAEMSNVPVAVYNVSGEYSMVKAAAQNGWINEDAIIRENLIAFKRAGADIIITYHAKEALEKGLLK, encoded by the coding sequence ATGATTATCCGTCCTCGTCGTTTACGCAAGAATGTAACTATCCGCAACATGGTGGCCGAAACCGCCGTGAATCCCGATGCTCTCGTATACCCGATGTTCGTGGTCGAGGGGGAGAATGTCAAGGAAGAAATTCCTTCGATGCCGGGACAGTATCGTTTTTCGATTGACGCTATTCTGACTGAACTTGAAGAATGCGTTAAACTTGGAATCAAGTCGATTTTGTTGTTCGGTATTCCTAGCTTTAAAGATGAATTGGCTTCGTCTGCTTATGACGATGATGGCATTGTGCAGCGTGCGGTTCGCTCAATTAAGGCGCATTTTCCGGACTTGTACGTGATTACGGATGTTTGCCTTTGTGAATACATGAGCCATGGTCACTGCGGAATTGTCAAAGAAGACGGCGATGTCGATAACGACCCGACACTTGAACTTTTGGCAAAGACAGCGCTTTCGCATGCTGAAGCCGGTGCCGACATGGTTGCCCCCTCTGACATGATGGATGGCCGTGTGGCTGCAATTCGTGAAAAACTGGATGAAAATGGTTTCACGAATTTGCCGATTATGGCGTACAGTGCCAAGTTTGCAAGTGCTTATTATGGCCCGTTCCGCGATGCCGCTGATTCTGCTCCGCATTTTGGTGACCGCAAGAGTTACCAGATGGATGTTCGCAATGGTCGCGAAGCCCTGCACGAAGTGGAACTTGATTTGGAAGAAGGAGCCGATATCGTGATGGTTAAGCCTGGGCTTGCCTTCCTCGATATTTTGCGTGAAACGGCTGAAATGAGCAATGTGCCAGTGGCCGTTTACAACGTGAGTGGCGAGTATTCCATGGTGAAGGCGGCGGCCCAAAATGGTTGGATCAATGAAGATGCGATTATCCGTGAAAACTTGATTGCTTTCAAGCGTGCCGGTGCCGATATCATCATTACTTACCATGCCAAAGAAGCCCTTGAAAAGGGCCTTTTGAAATAG
- the hemL gene encoding glutamate-1-semialdehyde 2,1-aminomutase has protein sequence MNHSLSEKLFAEAKNLMPGGVNSPVRAYSNVGATPPFIKRAKGSHIYDVDGNDYIDYVGSWGPMLLGHAHEAVIKAVADTAQNGLSFGAPCGLESELAKLVMELVPSVEMIRMVNSGTEATMSAIRAARGFTGRDKIVKFEGCYHGHSDSLLIKAGSGMLTTGKPSSKGVPADLAKYTLTLQYNDVAGVHELFDKIGDEIAGVIVEPVAGNMGVVPAKPEFLQALSEETKKHGALLIVDEVMTGFRVGIHCAQGLYGIKPDLTTFGKIIGGGMPVGAYGGRLDVMQQIAPLGGIYQAGTLSGNPVAMAAGLATMRELNSHPEYYVRAENSTKKLIAGLEEAAKLAGIPLATNQVGSMGCIFFTEGPVTCFVDVQKSNLDLFRRYFLGMLDEGIYLAPSQFEAIFVSAAHTDDDIDRTIEAARKVFKSL, from the coding sequence ATGAATCATTCTTTGAGTGAAAAACTTTTTGCCGAAGCCAAGAACTTAATGCCGGGTGGCGTGAATAGCCCGGTGCGTGCCTATAGCAATGTGGGGGCAACGCCTCCGTTTATCAAGCGTGCTAAGGGTAGCCACATTTATGATGTTGATGGTAACGATTACATCGACTACGTGGGCAGTTGGGGCCCGATGCTTTTGGGACATGCTCATGAAGCCGTGATTAAGGCGGTGGCCGATACGGCCCAGAATGGCCTTAGCTTTGGTGCACCCTGCGGACTGGAATCGGAACTTGCGAAGCTCGTGATGGAGCTTGTGCCGAGTGTCGAGATGATTCGCATGGTGAACAGCGGCACCGAAGCCACCATGAGTGCGATTCGTGCGGCGCGTGGTTTCACGGGCCGCGACAAGATTGTCAAGTTTGAAGGTTGTTACCACGGCCATAGCGATAGCTTGCTGATTAAGGCGGGCTCGGGGATGCTTACCACCGGTAAGCCGAGCAGCAAAGGTGTGCCGGCGGATTTGGCTAAGTATACGCTGACGCTGCAATACAATGACGTGGCCGGCGTCCATGAGTTATTCGATAAGATTGGCGACGAGATTGCAGGCGTCATTGTAGAACCCGTGGCCGGGAATATGGGCGTGGTGCCCGCGAAGCCGGAATTTTTGCAGGCGCTTTCCGAAGAAACCAAGAAGCATGGCGCGCTCTTGATTGTGGATGAAGTCATGACGGGTTTCCGCGTCGGAATTCACTGCGCTCAGGGCTTGTACGGAATTAAGCCGGATCTTACGACTTTCGGTAAGATTATCGGCGGTGGCATGCCGGTGGGCGCTTATGGCGGCCGCTTGGATGTGATGCAGCAGATTGCGCCTCTCGGTGGAATTTACCAGGCGGGTACGTTGTCGGGTAATCCGGTGGCGATGGCGGCAGGCCTTGCCACGATGCGCGAATTGAATTCGCACCCTGAATATTATGTTCGTGCCGAAAATAGCACTAAGAAGTTGATTGCAGGCCTTGAAGAGGCTGCAAAGTTGGCCGGAATTCCGCTGGCCACGAACCAGGTGGGTTCCATGGGTTGTATCTTCTTTACCGAAGGTCCCGTCACCTGCTTTGTCGATGTGCAAAAGTCCAACTTGGATTTGTTCCGCCGCTACTTCCTTGGAATGCTCGACGAAGGCATTTACCTTGCCCCGAGCCAGTTTGAGGCGATTTTCGTGAGTGCGGCTCATACCGACGATGATATCGACCGTACCATTGAAGCTGCCCGCAAGGTTTTCAAGTCGCTGTAA
- the nirJ2 gene encoding putative heme d1 biosynthesis radical SAM protein NirJ2, giving the protein MIVSWMTTNKCNLTCKHCYQDAGENKAAELTTAEAMKLIDEIARAGFKIMIFSGGEPMTRPDIVELVAHASSKGLRPVFGTNGTLITHDLAFKLKAAGAMAMGISIDSIDHDRHNDFRGLPNAFELTMMGIENCKAAGLPFQIHTTIMDWNQNEIFDIMDWVKEIGAVNHQIFFLIPVGRGKEIEGHALRVAEYEGLLRKIMEKSRTLGIPVKPTCAPQFLRIADQLDIKTRYSRGCLAGLDYCIVSPIGKVRPCAYMMEEAGDVHDTPFDEIWANAEVFKKLRTKAYAGACGKCKFNDRCGGCRARAAYYHDGDYMQEDSYCAYGRGL; this is encoded by the coding sequence ATGATTGTATCTTGGATGACCACCAACAAGTGTAACTTGACCTGCAAGCACTGCTACCAGGACGCAGGCGAGAACAAGGCTGCCGAACTCACGACCGCCGAGGCCATGAAGCTGATTGACGAAATCGCGAGGGCGGGGTTCAAGATTATGATCTTTAGCGGTGGCGAGCCCATGACCCGCCCAGACATTGTGGAGCTTGTCGCGCACGCCTCGAGCAAGGGACTTCGCCCGGTTTTTGGTACCAACGGTACGCTCATTACCCATGATTTGGCTTTTAAGCTGAAGGCTGCCGGTGCTATGGCTATGGGTATCAGCATTGACAGTATCGATCATGACCGTCACAATGATTTTCGCGGCCTTCCGAATGCCTTCGAACTCACGATGATGGGTATCGAAAACTGCAAGGCTGCAGGCCTCCCGTTCCAGATTCATACGACGATTATGGACTGGAACCAGAACGAAATTTTCGACATTATGGACTGGGTCAAAGAAATTGGTGCCGTAAACCACCAGATTTTCTTCTTGATTCCCGTGGGTCGCGGCAAGGAAATTGAAGGTCACGCTCTCCGCGTTGCTGAATACGAAGGTCTGCTCCGCAAGATTATGGAAAAGAGCCGCACCCTCGGCATCCCGGTGAAGCCCACTTGCGCTCCGCAGTTCCTGCGCATTGCTGACCAGCTCGATATCAAGACGCGTTACAGCCGTGGTTGCCTCGCTGGCTTGGATTACTGCATCGTAAGCCCGATAGGTAAGGTGCGCCCCTGCGCCTACATGATGGAAGAAGCGGGCGATGTACACGACACGCCTTTCGATGAAATTTGGGCGAATGCCGAAGTGTTCAAGAAGCTCCGCACCAAGGCCTATGCCGGAGCCTGCGGCAAGTGCAAGTTCAACGACCGCTGTGGCGGTTGCCGCGCCCGTGCTGCCTACTATCACGACGGCGACTACATGCAAGAAGACTCGTATTGCGCTTACGGGAGAGGCCTGTGA
- the tadA gene encoding tRNA adenosine(34) deaminase TadA codes for MSFTADDEKYMRMALREAEKAFDEGEIPIGCVIVKDGAVIGKGHNQIEMLKDATAHAEILSIGTAASALDNWRLEGCTLYVTLEPCPMCAGAILNSRISRVVYGSPDTRFGGCGTTIDVITNNALKREVEVVGGLLADECLGILKAFFQKMRLQKGDSGNKGIS; via the coding sequence GTGAGTTTCACCGCCGACGATGAAAAATATATGCGCATGGCGCTTCGCGAGGCCGAAAAAGCCTTTGACGAAGGGGAAATCCCTATCGGTTGCGTCATCGTAAAAGATGGCGCTGTCATTGGTAAGGGCCATAACCAGATTGAAATGCTCAAGGATGCCACAGCCCATGCCGAAATCTTGTCGATTGGAACGGCTGCAAGTGCCCTCGACAATTGGCGCCTGGAAGGTTGTACTTTATATGTAACGCTAGAGCCTTGTCCGATGTGCGCAGGAGCTATTTTGAACAGCCGAATCAGCCGTGTGGTCTATGGTTCTCCGGATACCCGTTTTGGCGGCTGCGGCACGACAATTGACGTCATTACGAATAACGCGCTCAAACGCGAAGTCGAAGTGGTTGGGGGACTCCTTGCCGACGAATGTTTGGGCATTTTGAAGGCTTTTTTCCAAAAGATGCGGCTACAAAAAGGTGATAGCGGCAACAAGGGAATTAGTTAA